One genomic window of Halolamina sediminis includes the following:
- a CDS encoding L-threonylcarbamoyladenylate synthase, which translates to MRDDLVQATSMLAMGELAVYPTDTVYGLGADAIAADAVERVYELKGRSRDDPLSMAVPDVDEALEHVTATEREEAFMREFLPGPVTVVLERQGHVPDALTAGRDRVGIRIPDHELALELLEEFAPITATSANRSGEANATHPDDLDDAIREGVGAVVDGGELPGGESTVVDPGTGKIHRRGRGADEVEQWLAEH; encoded by the coding sequence ATGCGCGACGACCTCGTTCAGGCCACCAGCATGCTCGCGATGGGCGAGCTGGCGGTCTACCCGACCGACACCGTCTACGGGCTGGGCGCCGACGCGATCGCCGCCGACGCCGTCGAGCGCGTCTACGAGCTCAAGGGCCGCTCCCGGGACGACCCGCTCTCGATGGCGGTGCCCGACGTGGACGAAGCGCTCGAACACGTCACCGCGACCGAGCGCGAGGAGGCGTTCATGCGCGAGTTCCTCCCGGGCCCCGTCACGGTCGTGCTCGAACGACAGGGCCACGTGCCGGACGCGCTGACCGCCGGTCGTGACCGCGTCGGGATCCGTATCCCGGACCACGAGCTCGCGCTCGAACTGCTCGAGGAGTTCGCGCCGATCACCGCCACCAGCGCGAACCGCAGCGGCGAGGCCAACGCGACCCACCCCGACGACCTCGACGACGCGATCCGCGAGGGCGTCGGCGCCGTCGTCGACGGCGGCGAGCTCCCGGGCGGCGAGAGCACGGTCGTCGACCCCGGGACCGGCAAGATCCACCGCCGCGGCCGGGGCGCCGACGAGGTCGAGCAGTGGCTGGCCGAGCACTGA
- a CDS encoding glutaredoxin family protein, which produces MTEVPPITLYRLQACPFCERVVRKLDEYGLDYQSRFVEPMHSDRNVVKRISGKRSVPAIVDENTGLTMSESGNIVEYLEKTYGGEA; this is translated from the coding sequence ATGACCGAGGTTCCACCGATCACGCTCTACCGACTCCAGGCCTGCCCGTTCTGTGAACGGGTCGTCCGGAAGCTCGACGAGTACGGCCTCGACTACCAGTCCCGGTTCGTCGAGCCGATGCACTCCGACCGGAACGTGGTCAAGCGCATCAGCGGCAAGCGCTCGGTGCCCGCCATCGTCGACGAGAACACCGGGCTCACCATGTCCGAGTCGGGCAACATCGTCGAGTACCTCGAGAAGACCTACGGGGGTGAGGCCTGA
- a CDS encoding universal stress protein: MVIVVPFDGTDLATTALLHAENASKLYADPVVALTAIPRGNVKYARDRRWLSADEPFDMETIVARLRGQVAEAVPESEFRHLSVPRYSSTGAISSQLRRFAKDLDASAVFIGSENAGRIVVGMGSVGGRVAADLEYDVAIIRQSLSEADFAS, translated from the coding sequence ATGGTGATCGTGGTCCCGTTCGACGGCACTGATCTCGCGACGACTGCGCTCCTCCACGCCGAGAACGCCTCGAAGCTGTACGCTGACCCCGTCGTGGCCCTCACCGCGATACCGCGAGGGAACGTGAAGTACGCCAGAGACCGGAGGTGGCTCTCGGCCGACGAGCCCTTCGACATGGAGACCATCGTCGCTCGTCTGCGGGGTCAAGTCGCAGAGGCCGTTCCCGAGTCCGAGTTCAGACACCTCTCCGTCCCACGGTACTCCTCGACCGGGGCGATCTCCAGTCAACTCCGTCGGTTCGCGAAGGATCTCGACGCGTCGGCGGTGTTCATCGGGAGTGAGAACGCGGGCCGGATCGTCGTCGGGATGGGGAGCGTCGGCGGCCGAGTCGCTGCCGATCTGGAGTACGACGTCGCGATTATCAGGCAGTCGCTCTCGGAGGCCGATTTCGCCTCGTAG
- a CDS encoding hemolysin family protein has protein sequence MGLLPTVTLALSRGVLQLPALGQEAKTAFGVAMLVVLIGFSAFFSSSEIAMFGLESHRVESLVEDGVPGANLVQDLLSDPHRLLVTILVGNNIANVAMSSIATWLFGFYLSEGQAVLAATFGITTVVLLFGESAPKSYAVENTESWSLRIARPLKWAERLLLPLIVVFDYLTQVINRVTGGGSAIEDSYVTRDEIQNMIQTGEREGVIDEEEREMLQRIFRFNQTIAKEVMTPRLDMTAVPKDATVEEAIEECIQSDHERIPVYEGNLDNIIGVVNIRDLVRAAHYGEGEPELEDLVQPTLHVPESKNVDELLEEMQDNRLRMVIVIDEFGTTEGLLTMEDMVEEIVGDILEGDEEQAIEFVDDDTALIRGEVNIDEVNEVLGVDLPEGEEFETLAGFIFNRAGRLVEEGETIEYDGIRIRVEEVDTTRIKQARVTVTEEYYTDDAGESEEEEQSPDPDTADAE, from the coding sequence ATGGGCTTGCTTCCCACGGTCACCCTCGCCCTTAGCAGGGGCGTTCTGCAGCTACCGGCGCTCGGACAGGAGGCCAAAACGGCGTTCGGCGTCGCCATGCTGGTCGTCCTCATCGGGTTCTCCGCATTCTTCTCCTCCTCGGAGATCGCGATGTTCGGCCTCGAGAGCCACCGCGTCGAGTCGCTCGTCGAGGACGGCGTCCCCGGCGCGAACCTGGTCCAGGACCTCCTCTCGGACCCCCACCGGCTGCTGGTGACGATCCTCGTCGGTAACAACATCGCCAACGTCGCGATGTCCTCGATCGCGACGTGGCTGTTCGGTTTCTACCTCTCGGAGGGACAGGCCGTGCTGGCAGCGACGTTCGGCATCACGACGGTCGTACTGCTGTTCGGCGAGAGCGCGCCGAAGTCCTACGCCGTCGAGAACACCGAGTCGTGGTCGCTGCGCATCGCCCGCCCGCTGAAGTGGGCCGAGCGCCTGCTGCTCCCGCTGATCGTCGTCTTCGACTACCTCACGCAGGTGATCAACCGCGTCACCGGCGGCGGCTCGGCGATCGAGGACTCCTACGTCACCCGTGACGAGATCCAGAATATGATCCAGACCGGGGAGCGCGAGGGGGTCATCGACGAGGAGGAACGGGAGATGCTCCAGCGCATCTTCCGGTTCAATCAGACGATCGCCAAGGAGGTGATGACCCCGCGGCTGGACATGACCGCGGTGCCGAAAGACGCCACCGTCGAGGAGGCGATCGAGGAGTGCATCCAGTCCGACCACGAGCGCATCCCCGTCTACGAGGGGAACCTCGACAACATCATCGGCGTCGTGAACATCCGCGATCTGGTGCGGGCGGCCCACTACGGCGAGGGCGAACCCGAACTCGAGGACCTCGTCCAGCCGACGCTACACGTCCCCGAGTCGAAGAACGTCGACGAGCTACTGGAGGAGATGCAGGACAACCGCCTCCGGATGGTGATCGTCATCGACGAGTTCGGCACCACCGAAGGGCTGCTCACCATGGAGGACATGGTCGAGGAGATCGTCGGCGACATCCTCGAGGGCGACGAGGAGCAGGCCATCGAGTTCGTCGACGACGACACCGCGCTGATCCGCGGCGAGGTCAACATCGACGAGGTGAACGAAGTACTTGGCGTCGATCTCCCCGAGGGCGAGGAGTTCGAGACCCTCGCCGGCTTCATCTTCAACCGCGCGGGCCGGCTGGTCGAAGAGGGCGAGACGATCGAGTACGACGGCATCCGCATCCGTGTCGAGGAGGTCGACACCACGCGGATCAAGCAGGCGCGGGTGACGGTGACCGAAGAGTACTACACCGACGACGCCGGCGAGTCCGAGGAGGAGGAGCAGTCGCCCGACCCGGACACCGCCGACGCGGAGTAG
- a CDS encoding redoxin domain-containing protein codes for MGLDFEVVDLPAADHPEVGEQAPDFTRPLVNEEFWEDRSLSSLVDDGPVLLVAHSMDGAFPATYVWNEIDDREWTDEVDVVGLSISSPYEHKELLAERGDGARLFSDPDAGVAETYGIEHDLDGMTGITEHRPAVFLIDGDRTIEYAWVAEQWPDFPDYDAVEAAIDSL; via the coding sequence ATGGGACTCGACTTCGAGGTCGTCGACCTGCCCGCCGCCGACCACCCCGAAGTCGGCGAGCAGGCACCCGACTTCACCCGCCCGCTGGTGAACGAGGAGTTCTGGGAGGACCGCTCGCTTTCCTCGCTCGTGGACGACGGCCCCGTGCTGCTGGTCGCCCACTCGATGGACGGCGCGTTCCCGGCCACCTACGTTTGGAACGAGATCGACGACCGCGAGTGGACCGACGAGGTCGACGTGGTCGGGCTCTCGATCTCCTCGCCGTACGAGCACAAGGAGCTGCTCGCCGAGCGCGGCGACGGCGCCCGGCTGTTCTCCGACCCCGACGCCGGCGTCGCCGAGACGTACGGCATCGAACACGACCTCGACGGCATGACCGGGATCACCGAGCACCGACCCGCCGTGTTCCTGATCGACGGCGACCGAACGATCGAGTACGCGTGGGTCGCCGAGCAGTGGCCCGACTTCCCCGACTACGACGCGGTCGAGGCCGCGATCGACTCGCTGTAG
- a CDS encoding CRISPR-associated protein Cas4, whose protein sequence is MSLVAASDLGRAAYCPRQLYYARRSDDRDPPAEVERRRELAFRYPELRTASDATLADLPLTVAPAEYRENLDALAAEPFWDRLVDPAERDTFLTGKDCRGVAHKLLAAGDGDDPTPPMPVLVSGGVPPPAGVWEPQSVRAVALAKALAWQRERAVPRALVEYPAAGVVRPVRLTTRKKARYRELVRTVETLDGPPPRLDDDAKCESCDYREACGVKTRSLRSLLGL, encoded by the coding sequence GTGTCCCTCGTCGCCGCAAGCGACCTCGGCCGCGCCGCGTACTGCCCGCGCCAGCTCTACTACGCCCGCCGGTCCGACGACCGCGACCCGCCGGCAGAGGTCGAGCGCCGCCGTGAACTGGCCTTCCGCTATCCCGAACTCCGGACGGCGAGCGACGCGACGCTCGCTGACCTCCCGCTGACCGTCGCGCCCGCGGAGTACCGCGAAAACCTCGACGCCCTCGCCGCCGAACCGTTCTGGGACCGCCTCGTCGACCCAGCAGAGCGTGACACGTTCCTGACCGGGAAGGACTGCCGCGGCGTCGCCCACAAACTGCTCGCTGCCGGCGACGGCGACGATCCCACGCCGCCGATGCCCGTCCTCGTCTCCGGGGGCGTCCCGCCGCCCGCGGGCGTCTGGGAGCCACAGTCGGTCCGCGCGGTCGCGCTCGCGAAGGCGCTCGCGTGGCAGCGCGAACGTGCGGTTCCGCGTGCGCTCGTGGAGTACCCCGCCGCGGGCGTCGTCCGGCCGGTCCGGCTCACCACACGCAAGAAGGCCCGCTACCGGGAGCTGGTCCGCACGGTCGAGACGCTCGACGGCCCGCCGCCGCGGCTCGACGACGACGCGAAGTGCGAGTCCTGCGACTATCGGGAGGCGTGTGGGGTGAAAACGCGGTCGCTCCGGTCGCTGCTGGGGCTCTGA
- the aspS gene encoding aspartate--tRNA(Asn) ligase, translated as MQDRTYAADVDAGESATVAGWVHEIRDLGGIAFLILRDKSGKLQIKLEKDEMDDELVETGLNVHRESVLEVVGDVKEEPRAPTGFELVPESIEVVAEADPELPLDPSGKVDAELPTRLDNRTLDLRKPEVKAIFEIRAEVMRAARETFRDLNATEINTPKIVATGTEGGTELFPITYFGEEAFMNQSPQLFKQLMAGSGLETVFEIGPIFRAEEHNTPRHLNEATSIDFESAFADHHEAMDAAEEIVVSVYEAVAENCAEQLDLLGYDDFDVPEGDFPRLSYEEAIERINATGELDEQLVFGDDLSTEAERALGEDVGTFYFITGWPSEIKPFYIKDQDDDDSLSTGFDMMHPRMELVSGGQREHRHEKLVEGFEQQGLDPEQFEYYTKMFKYGMPPHAGWGMGGERLVMTMLGLENIREAVLFPRDRQRLSP; from the coding sequence ATGCAGGACCGAACCTACGCGGCGGACGTGGACGCCGGCGAGTCGGCCACGGTGGCCGGCTGGGTCCACGAGATCCGCGACCTCGGCGGCATCGCCTTCCTCATCCTCCGGGACAAGAGCGGCAAGCTCCAGATCAAGCTGGAGAAAGACGAGATGGACGACGAGCTGGTCGAGACCGGCCTGAACGTCCACCGCGAGTCGGTGCTCGAAGTCGTCGGCGACGTGAAGGAGGAGCCCCGCGCGCCGACCGGCTTCGAGCTCGTGCCCGAGTCGATCGAGGTCGTCGCCGAGGCCGACCCCGAGCTCCCGCTCGACCCCTCCGGGAAGGTCGACGCCGAGCTCCCGACCCGACTCGACAACCGCACGCTCGACCTCCGGAAGCCGGAGGTCAAGGCGATCTTCGAGATCCGCGCGGAGGTCATGCGCGCCGCCCGCGAGACGTTCCGTGACCTGAACGCCACCGAGATCAACACGCCGAAGATCGTCGCCACCGGCACGGAGGGCGGCACGGAGCTGTTCCCGATCACCTACTTCGGCGAGGAGGCCTTCATGAACCAGAGCCCCCAGCTGTTCAAGCAGCTGATGGCCGGCTCCGGCCTCGAGACGGTGTTCGAGATCGGCCCGATCTTCCGCGCCGAGGAGCACAACACGCCGCGACACCTCAACGAGGCGACCTCGATCGACTTCGAGTCCGCCTTCGCGGACCACCACGAGGCGATGGACGCCGCCGAGGAGATCGTCGTCTCCGTCTACGAGGCCGTCGCCGAGAACTGCGCGGAGCAGCTCGACCTCCTCGGGTACGACGACTTCGACGTGCCCGAGGGCGACTTCCCGCGCCTGAGCTACGAGGAGGCGATCGAGCGGATCAACGCCACCGGCGAGCTCGACGAGCAGCTCGTGTTCGGCGACGACCTCTCGACGGAGGCCGAACGCGCGCTTGGCGAGGACGTGGGGACGTTCTACTTCATCACCGGCTGGCCCAGCGAGATCAAGCCGTTCTACATCAAGGACCAGGACGACGACGACTCGCTCTCGACGGGGTTCGACATGATGCACCCCCGGATGGAGCTCGTCTCGGGTGGACAGCGCGAGCACCGCCACGAGAAGCTGGTCGAAGGGTTCGAGCAGCAGGGGCTCGACCCCGAGCAGTTCGAGTACTACACGAAGATGTTCAAGTACGGCATGCCGCCCCACGCCGGCTGGGGGATGGGCGGCGAGCGACTCGTGATGACGATGCTCGGGCTGGAGAACATCCGTGAAGCGGTTCTCTTCCCGCGCGACCGGCAGCGCCTCTCGCCCTGA
- a CDS encoding phosphoglycerol geranylgeranyltransferase — MTGPWAAWDHVLKVDPDKELAAGETFDDVAATGTDALEIGGTMDVTSEKMQRVVDACAAHDVPIYQEPSNPGVVIEHDALDGYLVPTVLNAGDPFWITGAHKEWARMDDELDWPNTHTEAYVVLNPDAAVAEYTDADCDLTAADVAAYAGVAERMFGQDIVYLEYSGTYGDPETVAAAAEELDDATLFYGGGIHDYESAREMGEHADTVVVGDLLHDEGVDAVAETVDGAKDP; from the coding sequence ATGACCGGCCCGTGGGCAGCGTGGGACCACGTCCTGAAGGTGGACCCCGACAAGGAACTGGCAGCAGGCGAGACGTTCGACGACGTCGCCGCGACGGGCACCGACGCGCTCGAGATCGGCGGCACCATGGACGTGACCAGCGAGAAGATGCAGCGGGTCGTCGACGCCTGCGCGGCCCACGACGTGCCGATCTACCAGGAACCCTCCAACCCCGGCGTCGTGATCGAGCACGACGCGCTCGACGGCTACCTCGTCCCCACCGTCCTGAACGCGGGCGACCCGTTCTGGATCACCGGCGCCCACAAGGAGTGGGCCCGGATGGACGATGAGCTCGACTGGCCCAACACCCACACCGAGGCGTACGTGGTGCTCAACCCCGACGCCGCAGTCGCCGAGTACACCGACGCCGACTGCGACCTGACCGCCGCGGACGTGGCCGCCTACGCCGGCGTCGCCGAGCGCATGTTCGGCCAGGATATCGTCTACCTCGAGTACTCCGGCACGTACGGCGACCCCGAAACCGTCGCCGCGGCGGCCGAGGAACTCGACGACGCGACGCTGTTCTACGGCGGCGGGATCCACGACTACGAGAGCGCCCGCGAGATGGGCGAACACGCCGACACGGTCGTCGTCGGCGACCTGCTTCACGACGAGGGCGTCGACGCGGTGGCCGAGACCGTCGACGGCGCGAAGGACCCCTGA
- a CDS encoding cytochrome P450, with translation MGESPDATTSVDATAAPAPDAPPLVGHALPYARDPLGFVERAVADHGPIVSLSLPRREGLLLADPDAIGRVLAGNADNYRKGEFQRRELGGLLGDGLLISEGESWESARRAIQPAFDPGRIADHASTIVDCADDRIAEWEAGETADLLEATSEITLTVLGEALFDTDLRDATEVRDAARAVTDRFSPRGSLPFHVPDWVPLPRNLRYRRAVDRLDTFVECLLAERRAEVGMDGETDGGSDLLSVLLAAGMDDTEVRDHLVTFLLAGQETTALALTYTLHCLATHPNEQAAVAAEVADIDGRPEMADSLPRTDRAIREAMRLYPPVHLVMREAVADDTVGGYHVPAGSLVLCSQWATHRRSELYDDPESFRPGRWETADHAQYAYFPFGAGQRICIGRRFALLEARLVLARLLQAFRVEPVTEELDLAASMTLAPTSPVEVRRRERES, from the coding sequence ATGGGCGAGTCACCGGACGCGACGACATCTGTCGATGCCACAGCAGCGCCAGCACCCGACGCACCGCCGCTCGTCGGCCACGCGTTGCCGTACGCCCGCGACCCGTTGGGGTTCGTCGAGCGGGCCGTCGCCGACCACGGGCCGATCGTCTCACTCAGCCTCCCGCGTCGGGAGGGGCTGTTGCTCGCCGACCCGGACGCGATCGGTCGGGTACTGGCGGGCAACGCCGACAACTACCGGAAAGGCGAGTTCCAGCGCCGGGAACTGGGCGGCCTGCTCGGCGACGGTCTGCTCATCAGCGAGGGCGAGTCGTGGGAGTCGGCCCGGCGGGCGATCCAGCCCGCGTTCGACCCGGGGCGCATCGCCGACCACGCGTCGACGATCGTCGACTGCGCCGACGACCGGATCGCCGAGTGGGAAGCCGGCGAGACGGCCGACCTGCTCGAAGCGACGAGTGAGATCACCCTGACGGTGCTCGGGGAGGCGCTGTTCGATACCGACCTCCGGGACGCCACCGAGGTCCGAGACGCCGCCCGTGCGGTGACCGATCGGTTCAGCCCGCGGGGGAGCCTGCCGTTCCACGTGCCCGACTGGGTGCCGCTGCCGCGTAATCTGCGGTACCGCCGCGCGGTCGACCGACTCGACACGTTCGTAGAGTGTCTCCTCGCCGAGCGACGGGCAGAAGTGGGGATGGACGGGGAGACGGACGGCGGCTCGGACCTGCTCTCGGTCCTGCTCGCCGCCGGGATGGACGACACCGAGGTCCGGGACCACCTCGTGACGTTCCTGCTCGCGGGTCAGGAGACGACTGCGCTCGCGCTGACCTACACGCTCCACTGTCTCGCGACTCACCCCAACGAGCAGGCGGCCGTCGCGGCGGAAGTGGCCGACATCGACGGCCGGCCCGAGATGGCCGACTCGCTTCCCCGGACCGACCGCGCGATTCGGGAGGCGATGCGACTCTACCCGCCGGTCCACCTCGTGATGCGGGAAGCGGTCGCCGACGATACCGTCGGGGGCTACCACGTCCCAGCGGGGAGTCTGGTGCTCTGCTCGCAGTGGGCGACCCACCGCCGGTCCGAACTCTACGACGACCCAGAGTCGTTCCGACCAGGTCGGTGGGAGACGGCCGACCACGCGCAGTACGCCTACTTCCCGTTCGGCGCCGGCCAGCGAATCTGTATCGGCCGGCGGTTCGCGCTGCTCGAAGCGCGGCTAGTGCTCGCACGGCTACTGCAGGCGTTCCGGGTCGAACCGGTCACCGAAGAACTGGATCTCGCGGCGTCGATGACGCTCGCGCCGACGAGTCCGGTCGAGGTGCGACGACGCGAGCGGGAGTCGTGA
- a CDS encoding AAA family ATPase: MGYDGPEIYRAPFGSDEARANFDRTVLSGVDADDIDASTERELGGTVRLWGTKESVEGSWRHVEAGDFLIFYRDGEYEYAAEVLETERNEELGREIWPNHEDGSPWVCILYLKEPVELGVASAEVHDLAGYEIEHTMGFSPLNEMGIGGIRGRWGSVEEFVYGSSGGGDEPEIDVRATPTVDVPESTLDGLYFPGEQPAEIVDQVNAALNAGKHIVFTGPPGTGKTEIARRVSRHLAGAHDDVYSGHQMTTATADWSTFETVGGYMPEEGGEGDLSFVAGQVLRRFKRDGVQRNEPLVIDEINRADIDKSFGQLFTLLSGQGVQLPFTRDGEEIEILPGDEFDGELSPNEYVMPESWRLFATMNSYDKTALYEMSYAFMRRFAFIHVDAPEIPEDDPGGLVAEYASVWGIDADEDLLADVGEVWRIANTTIEERKLGPAIVKDMLSHVTHSGLPRNGALTRAVADYVFPQLEGVARREAIVSELADLNCLDGDRLVALARDILQVRLADAR; encoded by the coding sequence ATGGGTTACGACGGGCCGGAGATCTACCGAGCACCGTTCGGTAGCGACGAGGCACGAGCGAACTTCGACCGAACCGTGCTCTCGGGTGTCGACGCCGACGATATCGACGCGTCGACGGAACGCGAACTGGGCGGCACCGTTCGGCTGTGGGGGACGAAAGAGTCGGTCGAAGGCTCGTGGCGCCACGTCGAGGCGGGCGACTTCCTCATCTTCTACCGCGACGGCGAGTACGAATACGCTGCCGAGGTGCTCGAGACCGAGCGGAACGAGGAACTCGGAAGGGAGATATGGCCGAATCACGAGGACGGGAGCCCGTGGGTCTGTATTCTCTACCTGAAGGAGCCAGTCGAACTGGGCGTCGCGTCGGCGGAGGTCCACGACTTGGCCGGCTACGAGATCGAGCACACGATGGGGTTCAGCCCGCTCAACGAGATGGGGATCGGCGGCATCCGTGGCCGTTGGGGGTCGGTCGAGGAGTTCGTCTACGGATCGAGCGGTGGCGGTGACGAACCCGAAATCGACGTGCGAGCGACCCCGACCGTCGACGTGCCGGAATCGACGCTGGACGGCCTTTACTTCCCGGGCGAGCAGCCCGCCGAGATCGTCGACCAAGTGAACGCAGCACTCAACGCCGGCAAGCACATCGTGTTCACTGGCCCGCCGGGAACCGGGAAAACCGAGATTGCCCGCCGCGTCTCCCGACACCTCGCTGGCGCTCACGACGACGTGTACTCCGGACACCAGATGACGACCGCGACGGCGGACTGGTCGACGTTCGAGACTGTCGGCGGCTACATGCCCGAAGAGGGGGGCGAGGGCGACCTCTCGTTCGTGGCCGGGCAGGTGCTCAGGCGGTTCAAGCGCGACGGGGTCCAACGGAACGAACCGCTGGTGATCGACGAGATCAACCGCGCCGACATCGACAAGTCGTTCGGGCAACTGTTCACGCTGCTTTCGGGGCAGGGGGTCCAACTCCCGTTCACTCGTGACGGCGAGGAGATCGAGATCCTCCCGGGCGACGAGTTCGACGGAGAACTGAGCCCCAACGAGTACGTCATGCCCGAGTCGTGGCGGCTGTTCGCGACGATGAACAGCTACGACAAGACCGCCCTCTACGAGATGTCCTACGCGTTCATGCGTCGGTTCGCGTTCATTCACGTCGACGCGCCCGAGATTCCGGAGGACGATCCGGGGGGACTCGTCGCCGAGTACGCGTCCGTTTGGGGCATCGACGCCGACGAGGACCTGCTGGCCGACGTGGGTGAGGTGTGGCGGATCGCGAACACCACGATCGAGGAGCGGAAACTGGGGCCGGCCATCGTCAAGGACATGCTCTCCCACGTCACTCACTCGGGCCTTCCCCGGAACGGGGCCCTCACCCGGGCGGTCGCGGACTACGTCTTCCCGCAGTTGGAGGGCGTTGCCCGCCGGGAAGCGATCGTCTCGGAGCTCGCCGACCTCAACTGTCTCGATGGGGACCGACTCGTCGCACTCGCGAGAGACATTCTGCAGGTCAGGCTCGCCGACGCCCGATGA
- a CDS encoding helix-turn-helix domain-containing protein, producing the protein MKQARLRITPPAGETIPVHRAIQSAGRIGDAVLLSGGADLADPTELFSIEGPAAVVRSALEAESGVRSVDVLSTAEGETYVYVREQGDERAIADVLTTGTLVVTLPIRFRADGAVDLTVLGAGANLREALSVVREVADVTVLSVRESWSASPDSLTDRQREVLAAAYEAGYYDYPRRATQAEVASTLGVSGSTVAEHLRHAEAALVASALGRTEAES; encoded by the coding sequence ATGAAGCAGGCGCGACTCCGCATCACGCCGCCGGCAGGGGAGACGATCCCGGTCCACCGAGCGATCCAGTCCGCCGGGCGGATCGGCGACGCCGTGTTGCTCTCCGGTGGTGCCGACCTCGCGGACCCGACGGAACTGTTCTCGATCGAGGGGCCGGCCGCGGTGGTCCGCTCGGCGCTCGAAGCCGAGTCCGGGGTTCGCTCGGTCGATGTGCTCTCGACAGCCGAGGGCGAGACGTACGTCTACGTCCGGGAGCAGGGCGACGAGCGGGCGATCGCCGACGTGCTTACGACCGGGACGCTGGTCGTGACCCTGCCGATCCGTTTCCGTGCCGACGGGGCCGTCGACCTCACGGTTCTCGGTGCCGGAGCGAACCTACGGGAGGCGCTGTCGGTGGTTCGGGAGGTCGCCGACGTGACGGTGCTTTCGGTGCGGGAGAGCTGGTCCGCCTCTCCCGACTCGCTGACTGACCGCCAGCGCGAGGTGCTGGCGGCGGCGTACGAGGCCGGCTACTACGACTACCCACGACGGGCGACGCAGGCCGAGGTGGCGTCGACGCTCGGGGTCTCGGGAAGCACCGTCGCCGAACACCTGCGGCACGCGGAGGCGGCGCTTGTGGCGTCGGCGTTGGGGAGAACCGAAGCGGAATCGTAG
- a CDS encoding conditioned medium-induced protein 4 → MDEQTEELRDLFVETTGAEEVTEDQAEDRGDLADTVAAEDAEARILELVGRMRERYAFESGLDDDALVRAVTHFFAGEGDSQIADALGTDEATVFRARMDLHLVRESDRDAPLPMDELRELIVADVPLEERAERLDVDRETVEHYSQVIAADRRSTRANGRFVDEFAELLTDADLRDSHAADARESGLEEAAEDIETNTQL, encoded by the coding sequence ATGGACGAACAAACCGAGGAGCTCCGGGACCTGTTCGTCGAGACCACGGGCGCCGAGGAGGTGACCGAGGATCAGGCGGAGGATCGGGGCGATCTCGCCGACACGGTCGCCGCCGAGGACGCCGAGGCACGGATCTTGGAGCTGGTCGGGCGGATGCGAGAGCGGTACGCGTTCGAGTCTGGGCTCGACGACGACGCGCTGGTCCGGGCCGTGACGCACTTTTTCGCCGGCGAGGGCGATAGCCAGATCGCCGACGCGCTGGGGACCGACGAGGCGACCGTGTTCCGGGCACGGATGGATCTCCACCTCGTCCGCGAAAGCGACCGCGATGCCCCGCTCCCGATGGACGAGCTCCGGGAGCTGATCGTCGCGGACGTGCCCCTCGAGGAGCGCGCCGAGCGGCTGGACGTGGACCGCGAGACGGTCGAGCACTACTCGCAGGTGATCGCGGCCGACCGGCGCTCGACCCGCGCGAACGGCCGTTTCGTCGACGAGTTCGCCGAACTCCTCACCGACGCGGACCTCCGGGACAGCCACGCCGCCGACGCCCGCGAGTCGGGGCTGGAGGAGGCCGCCGAGGACATCGAGACGAACACCCAGCTGTAG